A genome region from Etheostoma cragini isolate CJK2018 chromosome 4, CSU_Ecrag_1.0, whole genome shotgun sequence includes the following:
- the chd6 gene encoding chromodomain-helicase-DNA-binding protein 6: MTSTYGTLSSEDQAEETETFYVKYRNFSYLHCKWATLEELEKDPRIHQKIKRFRTKQAQMKHLFTEPDEDLFNPDYIEVDRVLEVAVTTDTETGEEVTHYLVKWCSLSYEEATWELQEDLDPEKIKEFESIQKLPPDLRHMERPPPEKWQKLDHSRDYRNGNMLREYQLEGMNWLLFNWYNRKNCILADEMGLGKTIQSITFLYEMFSMGIRGPFLIIAPLSTITNWEREFRTWTHMNVIVYHGSQISRQMILQYEMFYRDPQGNTIPGVLKFHGVITTFEMIMADSPELKKLHWRCVVIDEAHRLKNRNCKLLEGLKLMNLEHKVLLTGTPLQNSVEELFSLLNFLEPLQFPSESTFLEEFGDLKTDEQVKKLQAILKPMMLRRLKDDVEKNLAPKQETIIEVELTNIQKKYYRAILEKNFSFLSKGANQHNMPNLINTMMELRKCCNHPYLITGAEEKILESFRKYHSPDALDFQLQAMIQAAGKLVLIDKLLPKLLAGGHKVLVFSQMVRCLDIMEDYLIQRRYTYERIDGRVRGNLRQAAIDRFCKPDSDRFVFLLCTRAGGLGINLTAADTCIIFDSDWNPQNDLQAQARCHRIGQSKAVKVYRLITRNSYEREMFDKASLKLGLDKAVLQDINRKGSLNGVQQLSKLEVEDLLKKGAYGALMDEEDEGSKFCEEDIDQILQRRTQTITIQSEGKGSTFAKASFISSGNRTDISLDDPNFWQKWAKIAEVEIDSKSEKESLVIDTPRVRKQTRHYNSFEDDELMEFSELDSDSEERPCRTRRLGERSRRYLRAECFRVEKNLLIFGWGRWKDILNHGRFKWHLAEGDMEVICRALLVYCLRHYKGDDKIKSFIWDLITPTKEGRDQALLNHSGLSAPVPRGRKGKKLKNQLNVSEVKNADWLVHCNPEVVLQDESYKKHLKQHCNKVLLRVRMLYYLKVEVLGDAANQAQEGIPASKPEVSLPDIDYIEIPATWWDAEADKSLLIGVHKHGYERYNAMRADPDLCFLERVGMPDVTALSAEQGGGEGASDMADSVCKTEEAKDESESKADGGEDRDESSKGEETCSSTDTSDKPDSTGPDSQMAGDLCAQDATLVTTTTTGTGTGVASLHVVQARPLWPTGPALTARLRRLITAYQRFTLRREPLLRHDFLLHDGLVGMGMGGPGAAHSHHAAGPLAWQLGDELRRCSVVATEPDPLFLEWQRRWTRREQADFYRTVSSFGVVYDPERKSFDWSQFRALARLERKTDESLEKYFNSFVNMCRTACKLPPRKEEAAAHMSLPGTSFLGNITAPCWWEDSGLVDPAVLVEPLTEERAARTLYRIELLRKIREQVLRHPLLSARLQLCRPSLYLPVWWESGKHDRDLLIGAARHGLSRTDFYILNDPQLSFLEAHRNYVRGHSAHLHPPSHHHPQHPGLVTHSGITSSSSSNPQLPLPHCCLYDSGLGRHSPQPPEYPHQSSHLHPHHQHPSVPPSAPSPSSSSSSNPHLHPLPLDAPNSASPSLGIVPGSRGDFLDCPPLDETLELGALQHDALSADALHGGRASKDALNGFPFNSAAGGQSMLNSYGVGGTDLDLKLRSDVLVGEQGSSEETGLMAPSVELDQLQAPWDGTDHSSPAHHMFNESDPILGPPTLETGFLEDEEAQGGDRGGEEGGTLEECLGLPPSSSPSHPSAGDSVEPLSSSYMLFKDIGVSEEPSADQTDLSASPPPPYVPPPPLSLSDITGHEPQDRLDHSDVDESLANPVEGGEGQEVGVGFEFDDKEEEEVEDLSRAAMEHTLEKQSDHSLGGEECDQGADQSLGVMEVPQLDGIVPEPGEQDEQDLQESFDQAEHKEDLPRDVHPYLGKLGQEATLGCPESIEEPGEEVGGLILFHTRDENSLDTETLMGSAAAEDGPAECADLADQVDEISEGQMDHVSLMDVAVVGPHDETAENELNVKPNEIVLQSIYSEYAQPSCPAASVSSPTVASKPDESSTSGSGDVGVKTEVSMDQANYEGTVKDLNLPDGSRDYRHRVLTFSFHPDNKDDMLEPNEIKIAPTLPANSIDTKPSDLKFPLLSDRGGEEKPQQLELPVKVEETKTETSVDVYPDSSEFKHGKFLSYCVKSENLVTKAEQLDYPVKPETPETKAEDLSLPMKPESLDCKPEVLQFAAYSDGAEIKSEAKPVALRFAAYTDGAKLKTEAEPEDLRLTAFPDTSAIKPEAKPEALEFRTYPDSSEIKPQAKPEHLEFTALPQVKAEAKRELLEADSTVLTPKLEQADGLLDASESPGGKGPVKEERPSTPVAVVEGYVGSPRFAAPISMCEIPDGLHDTREPTIAQLLQEKALYSFSEWPKDRVIINRLDSICHAILKGKWPSSSEQYDSPGSLVANSCLANSLAQQQQQQQHRASFLPTTASSSVPGQARAQQTNLGLGFSIPPPLTRLPKYMSRGGACGRGAWRLNSLPLLQERLVAPPYLPELKRAGGRRAFDYEAAAAAAKVLAGKSACHTAATTSSGGANPVVAPPSHRTGAAMLINGWQETAIDLTKSSGEISTTSGIGTGEGISHHGAGSCHKLPPPPPPITAPLQGSVGMDMAGILQAGLIHPVTGQIVNGSLRGDDSLRRRRGRRRNVEALYSEFTKSRGLHLPETQGRLEVISHSSVSSSTSSPSPSPSERPAGPPTPSSSSTPTPTQTPPQPEIVAIDREAASKGLIEWLRQNPGYSMDLPTFAHSGAGLLHGFVERPKQRRHRCKDPTKLDINSLTGEERVPVVHRGTGRRLGGAMAPAIKELSRWLDANSEYYVAPDWADVVKHSGFLPEGKFSRILTEPVNRDAGSRRRGRRPRSEMPKPLLSVSDSASSGLGPPLFMNGGLIGSMDSMVAMQNLRGAIPGIPISGIMAAGFPHGFSAAIQAGGAGEDAKNGLSMLPMMLHGIPHPHGAGIPQHALFSVGAMMAHTPPPPPHPSSSSSSSSSSSAAKVTTTTAPSTSEAASPSSTTPSKRERASFSGSGGGEKEPGPEEKGATEANKRGAEAAAVITSTSRAHGGAAHLGAGTGSHLTFNPFLIPGMSHGLLYPHMFLPHGGIMALPAMPPGPGDGSPGSPKRRKKREKEEEREKAATGKGEERESTVKANVSSSSPPVPPSTSAPDPGPCATDDDGPAEPQEPDSHIPPEGAAAEETEETFKDDGGGATEEEKRDAEEQRQAEGEEA, encoded by the exons GAGCGTCCTCCTCCGGAGAAATGGCAGAAGTTGGACCACTCCAGAGATTACCGGAATGGAAACATGCTCAGAGAATACCAGTTAGAGGGAATGAACTGGTTACTGTTCAACTGGTACAACAG AAAAAACTGCATACTGGCCGATGAAATGGGTCTGGGAAAGACCATCCAGTCCATCACCTTTCTGTACGAGATGTTCAGCATGGGGATCCGCGGGCCCTTCCTCATCATCGCCCCCCTGTCCACCATCACCAACTGGGAGAGGGAGTTTCGCACATGGACGCACATGAACGTCATCGTGTACCACGGCTCGCAGATCAGCCGGCAGATGATCCTGCAGTACGAGATGTTTTACAGAGACCCACAG GGTAACACTATCCCAGGTGTGCTGAAGTTCCACGGGGTGATCACCACCTTCGAGATGATCATGGCTGACTCTCCGGAGCTGAAGAAGCTGCACTGGCGCTGCGTGGTGATCGACGAAGCCCATCGGCTGAAAAACAGGAACTGCAAACTGCTGGAGGGACTCAAACTCATGaacctg GAACACAAGGTTCTGCTGACAGGGACCCCTTTGCAGAACTCAGTGGAGGAGTTGTTCAGCCTGTTGAATTTCCTGGAGCCGCTGCAGTTTCCTTCCGAAAGCACCTTCCTGGAAGAATTTGGAGATCTCAAAACAGATGAACAG GTGAAGAAGCTTCAGGCCATTCTGAAGCCCATGATGTTGAGGAGACTGAAGGACGATGTCGAAAAAAACCTGGCGCCTAAACAAGAGACCATCATAGAG GTGGAGCTGACCAACATTCAAAAGAAATATTACCGGGCCATCTTAGAGAAGAACTTCTCCTTCCTGTCCAAAGGAGCAAACCAGCACAACATGCCCAACCTCATTAACACCATGATGGAGCTCCGCAAGTGCTGCAACCACCCTTACCTTATCACAg GAGCGGAGGAGAAGATTCTGGAAAGCTTCAGGAAGTACCACAGTCCGGACGCGCTGGACTTCCAGCTGCAGGCCATGATCCAGGCAGCTGGTAAACTGGTGCTGATCGACAAGCTGCTGCCCAAACTGCTGGCCGGGGGACACAAAGTCCTGGTCTTCTCCCAGATGGTCCGCTGTCTGGACATCATGGAGGACTACCTCATACAGAGAcg CTACACTTACGAACGCATTGACGGCCGCGTGCGAGGGAACCTGCGCCAGGCGGCCATTGACAGGTTCTGCAAGCCCGACTCGGACCGCTTTGTGTTCCTGCTGTGCACCAGAGCCGGAGGGCTGGGAATCAACCTGACGGCTGCAGATACCTGCATCATCTTCGACTCGGACTGGAACCCCCAGAACGACTTGCAG GCCCAGGCACGCTGCCACCGGATTGGCCAGAGCAAAGCGGTGAAAGTCTACCGACTGATCACCAGGAACTCGTACGAGAGGGAAATGTTTGACAAGGCCAGTCTGAAGCTGGGACTGGACAAAGCCGTCCTCCAGGACATCAACCGCAAGGGAAGCCTCAACGGG GTGCAGCAGCTTTCTAAGCTGGAAGTGGaggatttgttgaaaaaaggagCATACGGAGCACTGATGGACGAAGAAGACGAAGGCTCCAAGTTCTGTGAGGAAGACATCGATCAGATACTCCAGAGGCGAACTCAGACCATCACCATCCAGTCTGAAGGGAAAGGGTCCACGTTCGCTAAG GCCAGTTTCATCTCCTCTGGTAACAGAACGGACATTTCTCTGGACGACCCCAACTTCTGGCAGAAATGGGCCAAGATCGCTGAGGTGGAGATCGACTCCAAATCGGAGAAG GAGTCCCTGGTGATTGACACGCCTCGGGTGAGGAAGCAGACCCGTCACTACAACTCCTTCGAGGACGACGAGCTGATGGAGTTCTCGGAGCTGGACAGTGACTCGGAGGAGCGGCCGTGCAGGACTCGCCGCCTGGGCGAGCGCAGCCGGCGGTACCTCCGTGCCGAATGCTTCCGGGTTGAAAAGAACCTGCTTATCTTTGG atGGGGTCGGTGGAAGGACATCCTGAACCACGGGCGGTTTAAATGGCACCTGGCGGAGGGAGACATGGAGGTGATCTGTAG GGCTCTGCTGGTCTACTGCCTGAGACACTACAAAGGCGATGACAAGATCAAGAGCTTCATCTGGGATCTGATCACACCCACCAAGGAGGGCCGGGACCAGGCGCTGCTCAATCACTCCG GTTTATCAGCTCCGGTTCCTCGTGGCCGGAAGGGGAAAAAACTGAAGAACCAGCTGAATGTTTCAGAGGTGAAGAACGCTGACTGGCTGGTCCACTGTAACCCTGAGGTGGTGCTGCAGGACGAGAGCTACAAGAAACACCTCAAACAACACTGCAACAA GGTGCTACTGAGGGTGCGGATGTTGTACTACCTAAAGGTGGAGGTGTTGGGTGACGCTGCCAATCAAGCCCAGGAGGGGATACCAGCCAG TAAACCCGAGGTGTCACTACCTGACATCGACTACATAGAGATTCCAGCTACGTGGTGGGATGCGGAAGCTGACAAATCTCTCCTCATAGGAGTCCACAAACACG GCTACGAGCGGTACAACGCCATGCGTGCAGATCCAGACCTGTGTTTCCTGGAGAGAGTGGGGATGCCAGACGTCACTGCGCTGTCTGCTGAgcagggaggaggggagggggccTCCGACATGGCCGACAG TGTGTGCAAAACGGAGGAGGCGAAGGACGAGAGTGAAAGCAAAGCCGACGGAGGGGAGGACAGAGACGAGAGCAGCAAG GGAGAAGAAACCTGCTCCAGCACGGATACCTCCGACAAGCCTGACAGCACCGGTC CAGACTCCCAGATGGCAGGTGACTTGTGCGCCCAGGATGCGACATTGGTCACCACAACGACAACGGGAACAGGGACTGGGGTGGCGTCTCTCCATGTGGTCCAAGCCCGGCCCCTCTGGCCCACCGGCCCCGCCCTGACGGCCCGTTTACGCCGCCTGATCACCGCCTACCAGCGCTTCACGCTGCGCCGCGAGCCGCTGCTCCGGCACGACTTCCTGCTCCACGACGGCCTTGTCGGCATGGGGATGGGAGGGCCCGGGGCCGCTCACAGTCATCACGCCGCCGGGCCACTGGCCTGGCAGCTGGGCGACGAGCTCCGGCGGTGCTCGGTGGTCGCCACGGAACCCGACCCCTTGTTCCTGGAGTGGCAGAGAAG GTGGACTCGTCGAGAGCAAGCTGATTTCTACCGCACCGTGTCATCATTCGGGGTGGTGTACGACCCAGAGAGGAAGTCCTTCGACTGGTCCCAGTTCAGAGCGCTGGCCCGACTGGAGAGGAAGACGGACGAGAGTCTGGAGAAATACTTCAACTCCTTCGTCAACATGTGTAGGACGGCCTGCAAACTGCCTCCAAGGAAGgaagaag CTGCAGCCCACATGTCCCTCCCGGGGACCTCGTTCCTGGGGAACATTACTGCCCCATGCTGGTGGGAGGATTCAG GGCTGGTGGATCCTGCTGTGCTGGTGGAGCCTCTGACCGAAGAGAGAGCTGCACGGACTTTATACCGCATCGAGCTGCTCCGGAAGATCAGAGAGCAG GTTCTCCGTCACCCGTTGCTCTCGGCCCGCCTCCAGCTGTGCCGCCCCTCCCTCTACCTTCCAGTCTGGTGGGAGTCTGGCAAACACGACCGTGACCTCCTGATTGGGGCGGCGCGTCACGGCCTGAGCCGCACTGACTTCTACATCCTGAACGACCCCCAGCTAAGCTTCCTGGAAGCTCACAGGAACTACGTCAGGGGGCACTCAGCTCATCTTCACCCCCCGAGCCACCACCACCCTCAACACCCGGGCTTGGTGACTCACTCTGGCATCACTTCTTCGTCCTCGTCTAATCCGCAGCTGCCTCTTCCTCACTGCTGCCTGTATGATTCGGGTCTGGGTCGCCACTCCCCACAGCCCCCCGAGTATCCCCACCAGTCCTCTCACCTCCATCCCCACCACCAGCATCCCTCTGTGCCTCCATCGgctccttctccttcctcttcctcctcctctaacCCTCACCTCCACCCTCTGCCGCTGGATGCCCCAAATTCTGCCTCCCCCAGTCTGGGAATAGTTCCTGGCTCCCGGGGAGATTTTCTCGACTGTCCCCCTCTGGATGAAACCCTGGAGCTGGGTGCACTGCAGCATGATGCCCTGTCTGCAGATGCTCTGCACGGAGGGAGGGCGTCCAAAGACGCCCTTAACGGTTTCCCGTTCAATTCGGCCGCGGGAGGCCAAAGCATGCTCAACTCGTACGGCGTGGGAGGAACTGACCTCGATTTGAAACTAAGGAGTGACGTGCTTGTAGGTGAGCAAGGCTCCTCAGAGGAAACGGGCCTGATGGCGCCATCAGTCGAGCTGGATCAGTTACAG GCTCCCTGGGACGGCACGGACCACTCCAGTCCTGCCCACCACATGTTCAATGAATCGGATCCCATCCTGGGTCCCCCCACTTTGGAGACCGGCTTCCTGGAGGACGAGGAGGCCCAGGGGGGAGACCggggaggggaggaagggggAACTCTGGAGGAGTGTCTGGGCCTACCACCCTCATCCTCCCCGTCCCACCCATCTGCAGGAGATTCTGTGGAGCCGCTGTCCTCCAGTTACATGCTCTTCAAG gACATTGGTGTGAGTGAGGAACCCAGCGCAGATCAAACGGACCTGTCGGCGAGCCCCCCTCCTCCCTAtgtcccccctcctcccctctctctatctGACATCACTGGCCACGAGCCGCAGGATAGGCTGGACCACTCTGATGTTGACGAGAGCCTAGCCAATCCCGTGGAGGGAGGAGAAGGCCAGGAAGTAGGCGTAGGGTTCGAGTTTGATgacaaggaggaagaagaagtggAAGACTTGTCCAGGGCCGCCATGGAGCACACCTTGGAAAAACAAAGCGATCACAGCCTGGGCGGAGAGGAGTGTGACCAAG GTGCAGACCAAAGTTTGGGAGTCATGGAAGTGCCACAGCTGGACGGGATCGTGCCAGAGCCGGGAGAACAGGATGAACAGGACCTCCAGGAGAGCTTCGACCAGGCAGAGCATAAAGAGGACTTGCCGCGAGACGTGCATCCGTATCTTGGGAAGCTGGGACAGGAGGCTACCCTTGGTTGTCCTGAGTCTATTGAAGAGCCTGGAGAGGAAGTGGGCGGGTTGATCCTGTTTCACACCAGGGATGAAAACTCGCTTGACACTGAAACATTGATGGGCAGCGCAGCTGCAGAGGATGGTCCAGCGGAGTGCGCAGATCTGGCAGATCAAGTGGACGAAATCTCTGAAGGGCAGATGGATCATGTTTCTCTGATGGATGTCGCAGTGGTTGGACCCCATGATGAAACGGCAGAGAACGAGCTCAACGTCAAACCCAACGAGATAGTGCTGCAGAGCATTTACTCGGAATATGCACAACCTTCCTGCCCCGCTGCCTCTGTCTCATCCCCTACAGTCGCATCAAAGCCGGATGAAAGCAGCACGAGTGGCAGCGGCGACGTCGGAGTCAAAACGGAAGTCTCCATGGATCAGGCAAACTACGAAGGTACGGTTAAAGATCTGAATTTGCCAGATGGCAGCAGGGACTATAGGCATCGAGTGCTGACGTTCTCCTTTCATCCGGACAACAAAGACGACATGCTGGAGCCAAATGAAATCAAAATTGCCCCGACTCTACCTGCAAACAGTATTGACACAAAGCCGTCTGATCTTAAATTTCCTCTGTTATCAGACCGAGGTGGTGAGGAGAAACCACAACAACTGGAGCTGCCAGTAAAGGTAGAGGAGACCAAGACGGAGACGAGTGTCGATGTGTACCCTGACAGTTCTGAATTCAAACATGGGAAATTCCTTTCTTACTGCGTGAAGTCGGAAAACTTGGTGACCAAAGCTGAGCAGTTAGACTATCCTGTCAAACCAGAAACGCCGGAGACTAAAGCCGAAGATCTAAGCCTTCCCATGAAGCCTGAGAGCTTGGACTGTAAACCCGAAGTCCTCCAGTTTGCAGCCTACTCAGACGGCGCCGAAATCAAATCTGAAGCGAAACCAGTAGCTCTCCGATTCGCTGCGTATACCGACGGAGCTAAGCTGAAGACTGAGGCGGAGCCAGAGGATTTAAGGTTAACAGCCTTCCCCGACACCTCTGCCATCAAGCCCGAAGCCAAGCCAGAGGCTCTGGAGTTCCGCACCTACCCAGACAGCTCTGAGATCAAACCTCAGGCCAAGCCGGAGCACCTGGAGTTTACGGCTCTACCCCAGGTCAAAGCCGAGGCCAAGCGAGAGCTGCTGGAGGCAGACAGCACAGTCCTGACCCCGAAGCTGGAGCAGGCAGACGGGCTGCTGGATGCCTCAGAGAGTCCGGGGGGGAAAGGCCCTGTGAAGGAGGAGAGGCCATCTACACCAG TGGCCGTGGTGGAAGGCTACGTGGGCAGCCCCCGGTTTGCAGCTCCTATTTCCATGTGTGAGATCCCTGACGGCCTCCATGACACCCGGGAGCCCACCATTGCTCAGCTGCTGCAGGAGAAAGCACTGTACTCGTTTTCTGAATGGCCAAAG GACCGGGTTATCATCAACCGCCTGGACAGCATCTGCCACGCCATCCTGAAGGGGAAGTGGCCTTCGTCTAGCGAGCAGTACGACTCGCCCGGCTCCCTGGTGGCCAACTCTTGCCTGGCCAACAGTTtagcccagcagcagcagcagcagcagcaccggGCCAGCTTTCTCCCCACCACGGCCTCCAGCTCGGTCCCGGGCCAGGCCAGGGCTCAGCAGACCAACCTCGGCCTGGGCTTCtccatccccccccctctcacAAGACTACCTAAG TACATGTCGCGGGGCGGCGCATGTGGGCGCGGAGCTTGGCGCCTCAACTCCTTGCCTCTCTTACAGGAGAGGCTCGTGGCTCCTCCGTACCTCCCCGAGCTCAAACGAGCGGGGGGTCGGCGGGCATTTGACTACGAAGCTGCTGCTGCCGCAGCCAAGGTTTTAGCCGGGAAATCGGCATGCCATACTGCCGCCACCACAAGCTCCGGTGGAGCTAATCCAGTGGTGGCTCCGCCCTCTCATCGCACGGGAGCCGCCATGTTGATCAACGGCTGGCAAGAAACGGCCATAGACCTGACCAAGTCGTCGGGAGAAATAAGCACCACCAGTGGCATCGGGACGGGAGAAGGAATCAGTCACCACGGCGCTGGCAGCTGTCACAAGCTGCCGCCACCGCCGCCCCCCATCACAGCGCCGCTGCAAGGCTCTGTGGGAATGGACATGGCTGGGATACTGCAGGCAGGGCTCATCCATCCTGTAACGGGCCAAATAGTTAACGGAAGCCTGAGGGGAGATGACtcactgaggaggaggagagggaggaggagaaacgTGGAAGCACTGTACTCTGAGTTCACCAAGAGCAGAGGACTGCACCTCCCAGAGACACAG GGCCGATTGGAGGTGATCAGCCACTCCTCagtctcctcctccacctcctcgcCGTCCCCCTCTCCTTCCGAGCGCCCCGCTGGCCCCCCGACGCCGTCGtcctcctccacccccacccccacgcAGACGCCTCCTCAGCCAGAGATCGTGGCCATCGACCGAGAGGCAGCCAGCAAAGGTCTGATTGAGTGGCTGAGACAGAATCCGGGCTACAGCATGGATCTCCCCACATTCGCTCAT TCTGGAGCAGGTTTGTTACATGGTTTTGTGGAGCGTCCCAAGCAAAGGAGACATCGCTGTAAAGACCCGACAAAGCTGGATATCAACTCTCTGACGGGGGAGGAGAGGGTTCCTGTGGTACACCGAGGCACCGGACGCAGG CTTGGTGGTGCAATGGCTCCGGCCATAAAGGAGCTATCCCGGTGGCTGGATGCCAACTCTGAGTACTATGTAGCTCCAGACTGGGCTGACGTGGTCAAACACTCt GGTTTCCTCCCTGAAGGGAAGTTCTCTCGGATCCTGACGGAACCCGTCAACAGAGACGCGGGCTCTCGCCGCCGCGGCCGCCGGCCTCGCAGCGAGATGCCTAAGCCCCTTCTGTCCGTCTCGGACTCTGCCTCATCCGGCCTCGGCCCCCCGCTCTTCATGAACGGCGGATTAATCGGCAGCATGGACTCCATGGTGGCCATGCAGAACCTCCGGGGTGCTATTCCTGGGATTCCCATCTCCGGGATCATGGCTGCTGGATTCCCGCACGGTTTCTCTGCAGCCATCCAGGCGGGCGGAGCTGGGGAAGACGCCAAGAATGGGTTGAGTATGTTACCCATGATGCTGCACGGTATCCCGCACCCCCATGGGGCTGGGATCCCACAACACGCCTTGTTCAGCGTTGGCGCAATGATGGCGCACACgccaccccctcctccccaccctagctcctcctcttcttcttcttcatcatcgtCGGCTGCAAAGGTCACAACAACGACGGCACCGTCGACATCAGAGGCAGCCAGCCCCTCGTCCACCACGCCttctaagagagagagagcctccTTTTCCGGCTCTGGTGGAGGGGAAAAGGAGCCCGGCCCAGAGGAGAAAGGAGCAACAGAAGCCAACAAAAGAGGGGCGGAGGCAGCGGCCGTCATCACCTCCACCAGCAGAGCCCACGGCGGCGCCGCGCATCTCGGGGCCGGCACCGGCAGCCATCTCACCTTCAACCCCTTCCTGATCCCGGGCATGTCCCACGGCCTGCTGTACCCGCACATGTTCCTGCCCCACGGCGGCATCATGGCGCTGCCCGCCATGCCTCCCGGCCCAGGCGACGGCTCCCCGGGCAGCCccaagaggaggaagaagagggagaaagaggaggagagggagaaggcaGCAAcgggaaagggagaggagagagaaagtacAGTTAAGGCCAACGTTAGTTCCTCGTCTCCCCCTGTCCCTCCCTCTACCTCGGCTCCAGACCCAGGCCCATGTGCAACTGATGACGACGGTCCTGCAGAGCCCCAGGAACCGGACTCCCATATCCCTCCAGAGGGAGCGGCGGCAGAGGAGACGGAGGAAACATTTAAGGACGACGGGGGAGGGgcaacagaggaggagaagcgGGACGCTGAGGAGCAGAGACAGGCGGAGGGAGAGGAAGCATAG